From a region of the Sciurus carolinensis unplaced genomic scaffold, mSciCar1.2, whole genome shotgun sequence genome:
- the LOC124975320 gene encoding olfactory receptor 7G2-like — MEIRNRKEFLLLGLTGDPTLQSLIFSLFLFMYMVTILGILLIILAVSSDSHLHTPMYFFLCSLSLNDICFITSTIPKMLLNIQTQDQSITYTGSLSQVCFVIIFAVLENFLLAVMAYDRYVSICYPLSYTTIMKLCLCVLLLLTYLSISTVDALFDTLIILRLSFCTALEIPNFFCELPQIIKLACSDTLIDNILIYVETCIFAGLPLSGIIFSYIHIVSSILTIPSSEGKHKAFSTCGSHLSVVSLFYGTAFGVYISSAVTDSPGKTAVASVMYTVVPPMLNPFIYSLRNRDMKEAVRMLISRIASLL; from the coding sequence ATGGAAATAAGAAACCgaaaagaatttcttcttttgggacTGACAGGGGATCCAACACTACAGTCTCTCATCTTCAGCCTGTTCCTGTTCATGTACATGGTCACCATCCTGGGAatcctgctcatcatcctggctgtcagctctgactcccacctccacacacccatgtacttcttcctctgcagtCTCTCCTTGAATGACATCTGCTTCATTACAAGCACCATACCAaagatgctgctaaatatccaAACACAGGACCAGAGCATCACTTACACAGGCTCCCTCTCCCAGGTCTGCTTTGTCATAATTTTTGCTGTCTTGGAAAATTTTCTCCTTGCAGttatggcctatgaccgctatgtgtcCATTTGTTACCCCCTGAGTTATACAACCATCATGAAGCTCTGCCTCTGTGTCCTTCTGCTCCTGACATATCTGTCCATAAGCACTGTTGATGCCCTGTTTGACACTCTGATTATACTgaggctgtccttctgcacagctCTGGAGATTCccaacttcttctgtgaactacCTCAGATCATCAAACTGGCCTGTTCTGATACTCTCATTGATAACATCTTGATATATGTTGAAACTTGCATATTTGCTGGTCTTCCTCTTTCtggaatcattttctcttatattcACATTGTGTCCTCTATCTTGACAATACCATCATCAGAAGGGaagcataaagccttttccacctgtgggtctcacctgtctgttgtctccttgttctatgggacagCTTTTGGGGTGTACATTAGCTCTGCAGTAACTGACTCCCCAGGGAAGACTgcagtggcctcagtgatgtacactgtggtccctCCAATGCTgaatcccttcatctacagtctgaggaacagggacatgaaggaAGCAGTGAGGATGCTAATTAGTAGGATAGCTTCTCTTTTATGA